The sequence AAGGGAGAgacaagagaaggagagatgagaACAATAGCTTGTCATGCAACTTGCAGATGAGCAAAGTATCATTGTTGAAGgaaagaggaggtgtgtgtttgagagtgttGGGGGGGGGTGCTGTAGGTCAGGGTGGAAGCTTGCCAGAAGGGTGAGATTAAGACAGTAGAAGCATTGCACATGTGTATTTAGTCGTCGTGCCAAAAGGCAGTCTTAATGGCAATAATAAACACAGCCctcttcttgttttttcctttatgtcTGTATTGTAGCCTTTTCCTGTCTCTGGCCACCTTGGCCTTGATTCGGTACAACTCCTGTcacattagtgtgtgtgagccatTATCTCTGTTATTGGCGCCTCTGTGGAGATATTCCCATTGtaaacaaaaggagaaatggGTTGGGTTTCCTGAAAGGGAAGACAATTTTAATACGTTTTAATACCTTGGTGAAAGTCCTGCTAACAACATTGCTTATCATGCCCAACCATGTTAGCATGTCTAAAAGTAATCGCAAGAAAGCTGTTCTGGTTTTCcaaaaatatcattttttatttcacatgaaATGTTCACATTTAGCATATTTATCAAACAGGTCTTTATATAAtcttctatatatatatatgtacatattatACACTTCTCTTacttacacatgtacaaaattAGGTAACAAGagttcagatttaaaaaaagactgactTCAATGGTAGTCATACACTGTTGTGCTTCGTTGATCAAGCCAGCCTGTCGGGTGAAGATGTGCTTGGCAACTCACTTTGATGCCGTGTCTTGTCTGTTGTGAACTGGTGACAATAACATTTTCATATTATCCAAAACTGCCTAACAGTTATTCTGAAAGTCTAAATAGCtgattactttgtgtttagaaatctttgcttgttttctgcCTAGAGttggaaaaaagaaggaaagcaCCATGATGCACACAGGGGTGGATCCTGCAGTAAAAATGATTTGATACCAGTCCATCATGTCAGACAGTTTAACCAATACAGGGGCAAGATCCAACAAACAGAGAAGTCCAGCCTCTCTGCAATATACACAACaactcagtgtttgcttttggcagaaaaacagtttgtctcGCTTTCAATCAAACGCTCCCTAGCTCACGCACATTCACTTACTCTCACTCACACAAGTACTACCTCtaccaggagagagagaaaaagcccCCTTCACAGCCAACAGTCAACATTTCCTTTCATAAGCACATGGTATATACAGTAAAACTTCTCAGCTGCAAATGTTATAAATTATCTTCACAGAATGTACAAGTAACGCAGTTCAATGGAGTGTCCGATGTcgtagtgtgtgtctgtgtgcaacgCTGACGTGgagtgtatgtcagtgtgtctgtactGTGCAGTATTAGTGCTACAGTATATAAGCACATGGTCGAGTTTGCAAAGGAATGGTAGTGATGAGAACAGCCCCCGTGTCTGTCAATGCTACATTTAGAGAGAGTAATCACTTGGGACATCAATGCCACTCAATACCATTACGATAACAATACAACAAATAGTACACAATACTCAAGGGTGGAATAGTGTACAGGTTGGAAAGATGACTTATCTTTGGCTCAAAAGGTAAGAGATTACTTTTCCATTAAATGCGGATTTATTTCATCTTAATTTATGCCTATATAATTCAAAACAGAGTTGGTTTCTTTGTTCTTGATTGTTCTTCTTTGACTTTAGGTTTCTCTTCCATTTCTTCATATTTTCTCCTAGGGTTATCATCCAAAGAGGTTCATGAGTTTTTGAGagacccccccaaaaaatacaaatcaagGAGAGCTTGGTctttccaagaaaaaaatactgtcacCTTTTGAAAAATTAGACAAAGCACGCATACTTTGTCCTGAATGCTCAGAGTTACTCAGCACATGTTGTGCAAGCGAGTCCATCTGTACTTTCCAAGCTTCAAAAAACTCTCCCTGTGGCCAGCACTGGGCATGAAAAACTGTCTTTTTGAGTCAGTGGTTTCATCCCCACGGACTGTCTTCATTGTAGTCCCTGAAAAAAAACACGTCTGCCAACAGCAGTTCTTTCATGTACTCTCAGTGCAACAATAACAGTAATGAAAATGGGACTAGCAATGAGAGGATTGAGAGAGACGTAGCTGCCACTGCAGAGTTTGTCCGTACACTCTTCTGGACGTCTGGCAGCATTACCACTGGGTCATCTGCTTCAAGATGGGAGATAAAGAAGACACATTAGTACCACATATTTACACCCCAACATAATCCTGAATGTACCTGGATTCCTTTAAGGTCAGGGATAATTAGAAAGGACACAGGGTTGGTCAACATACCTGCAGGCAGTCTGTTGGATGGGTTGTGAACCCCACCCCCAGCTCCAACTCCAGCCCCACCTGTGCCTCCTTTAGCCACTCTGGGCTCTTGAGAgcctgagagaaaagaaaaataccatCAATTACTTTGGCTGGGTCTTGAAATTGCCTAACATGAGTATTAGAGGTGATTGTGCTACTCTCCTTACAGCCAGGAAGGTGGTTAAACTTACCATCAGCAGCTACAACGTCCACCTTAAGCCTGAGGCACTCTTGTCCATGGTGGTGCAAAGGTTTGGCTAcagggaagaggaaagaaacaacACAGGCGTTAACATCCTAACTAATTCACTTATCCTCCTCTGGCCCTTTAATCCACCTTATAAGCATACACATggactcacacatgcacacacgcatgcacgcgcacacacacacacacacacacacacttggcagcAGGCAGACGCAGGGACAAAGCCTTAGGAAGCCATCTGTGACCAGGCAAAGTGTGTCTTGTCCTGCCGTTTAGCTAATTACAGCCATGGTCAGGGTGACAACAGTGCTTGCTCTTTGTGGTCCCATTCTAGCAGGGTAAGTATTGCATAAACTTGGCAAACTAAGCTGACACCCCAGTTTATGTCCATGTAAAGCTTCAAAGAGCTGGCCTCCAAACTCCTGCACATCGTGGtttgtacacaaacatacaaaaaccaCAGAACTTTACCCTAGTCAGACTTCCTTATGAAGGCAGAGATGTTTAGCCACACTGGTGgcatggctctagggatggcaatgACGACAGACTAGTCAGTCTAAACACTTCTGGACTGAAAGATTTCAAAATTATAGGATGACACGCCATTAAACTTTGTACAGACATCAATATTTTCCAGATTATGAATCGTAATGATTTTGGTCATCACCTGATCCCCCCttttttcctctagtgccaccatgaagttgacatttgtggttttgagtgaaatgtctccaTAACGCttgaatggattgccatgacatttgatacagacattcatggccACCTCAGGATGACTTGTTATAATTTTAGTGATGGCTTAACTTTTCATCCAGTTATCAtaaggtcaaaatttttatttgttcaacattttggtttatgaccagccaacaaaactaatgacattgcCATGagcctgagctccactttgtgtttagtgttgTACTTGGGAAAGATTAGCACATTTAAATTGTCATTCtgacatgttagcatgctgacattagcatttagttgTGGACTCTTAGTGCAAATATTGGAAAACAAGACTAGAATGGCAAACACAAATCTGAGAGAAAGCTACAGTGACACTTACAGATATAATAGTAGCTTTCTCCTTGGCGGAACTCCTTTCCCAGAGTAAATGGAGTAAAACGCTGGAACTTTTCAGAGAATTTCTCAGGGGCGTGAGGGGCAAATGGGTGGCCACACTCCCAACGCATCTGGTCGTACGACTGGGGCTTGCAGGATTCGTAGTCCTCGCGCTCCACCATGTACAGCACGTATCGCTCGGCATCCAGCAATGGCACCTCACCCTCAGGGTAATGGGGGCAGACGATGTCCAGGTAGTCATTGAGCTTTACCTCCACAGCATAGTCGTCCCATAGAAATCTGCGGGGAGGAGGTAGAGGAGAACAGTTACGCAAGTGGCAGGAGACTGATAACCGTGGTTATGGCATCGGAGTGGTAATAAATATAAGCCTCAAAACCTGTGATTATATATTGATCGGCTACACGCCAGTGTACAACAGGGAAATCAGAGGAAAGACTTTGAGGTCTGGGAATGAGAGATAGAGAGCAGGATAGAGAGagggtatttgtgtgtgaggacaaatgtgtgtgttggaatgCAATGAAGAGGGAAAACGCTATAAGGGGAAGAATGATCTGCAGAGAACATGTGCATAAATATGGATGAATGTGAGGCCAGTGTAGCTACTGCTGCTTGCTGCTGTGCTGAGAGTTAGCACTGAGTGCACATTGATCCCATGTACCACAGGAGCTGAATGATGTTTACAGAGAAACATTAGCAGTCGGTTAGCCCGTCAAGACAGAAGATGAGTATTGACATCTGCAGGGCTacaaacacgcacgcacgcacgcacgcacgcacgcacgcacgcacatacacacacacacacacacacacacacagcgacagACAGAATATATAATGACAAATTCACCTCAAAAGAAGCAGGAACACACCTCAGTTTACTGGAGATAGGGACAACGTTAAAAATAAAGGTCACAATTGGTTTTAACCCATTCATTAgtgtcagagagacaggcagacaaatgCAACATGAGTTTGGTGACGGGCTGTAACTGTCTCCCACCACACTCCCTCTCATtacaaatacagagagagacagtcagactgTCTGCCTCCCCTCCATTCCTCCCTGCATCCCTCCTTTAACTCCTCCACCCTCTCCGCCCTCTTTACGATGGTCTTTAAGTAAACCAAatgtcctccctctcctcttagACCCGGGTCAAAGAGCATTCATAGAAAACATTTTGGCATCTGAGCCAGTTTCAAATGTCCACATATAAACAGTTCAGAGACAAAGTTtggattatttaaaaacaatttagcAAACCCTGGGGCAGGTTAAATTGGCCTTATCCCAACTGTCCATAATTCCTTCCCCCTACTAGATTTTCTTTCAGAGATATTATGGGTTTACCTCCAGGGAATCGTCACTAAAGGTATTTCATCTTTGTCCCCTTCCCCCTGACTGAGTGACTGCTCCAGGGGCGGCTCACAGCTAATGCTCGCTTCTCAGCCAAAGCCATCTATCACCGGCCTGGAGCGGGAGCTGGCTGctagcaacacacacaaactcacacacacttcccgGTAATTCCCATCTATCAACAACCTAAAGCAGTAGCTACCTACTATTTGCACCCActgaacccacacacacaggcacacacctCCTCCCCTGGTATTGAGCTCCCAAGAGATGCCTATCAGTTTACCATCTCCTACTGTTCTGGATCATCAGGGGTTCCCTGAGAATGGATGAAATTTGACAGACTTAAATATTTTCACAACATACAAGGAGAATGTGTGTCTAATATAGGGTTTTGTTGCTTTTGCAATGAATACATGCACGGTTGGGCAGGctttcagcagctcagaaaaGAAGCAGTCAGCCAGTGTGAGTTAAGTTACAGGCTGCTTAATCAGATCTACAGACCTCACAGAGTTATTAGTTCTGAAGAAAAAGCCTAAGCCTAGGGTGCTAAACTGACACCtttagcataaaaaaaaactcaccacTGAATGCATTTCTGTCCTCAAGTAGATATTTCTTTGAGAAAGCTGGTGTTTTCTCATAAAACCCTCTAAATGTAACAAGTAGCATTCGGGgactttgagtgtgtgtgacaaggTCCATATGTGTGACTAACGATCAAAGTGCACAGGCCCCTGTCGCTCGTTAgctggtgttgttgtttgttgccaGGGGTCTCGCTGGTACCCCCGGTAAAAGGACAGACGCTATGGCTCCAAACTCCGGGCCCTGACTCCTGCTCCCccttctgcctccctcccccctgTCCCTTTTGCACTCTCCGCCTGACTGCATTCCCTCAATACTGATGACCAGATTAGCTGGCAACACCATTACAACAGCAACACGGGCCTGTTGGAAAACAAGCACCTTTTTAGTATACTGATGAAACTTCCATCTAACTGCTCTGATAATAGTGTGCTTCAGCCAACTTTTGGGGGGTAGAGAGCAATAATTATCATTTCGCCATGGTCCAGACAGCTTAGTGCTTATCTGCAGTTAGCCTGCCACGCTCTGTTTACCAGATTGGCGCTAaagt is a genomic window of Toxotes jaculatrix isolate fToxJac2 chromosome 13, fToxJac2.pri, whole genome shotgun sequence containing:
- the efna1a gene encoding ephrin-A1a isoform X2 is translated as MDLVWIVGFVVSVCAWFASAERHSVYWNSTNPKFLWDDYAVEVKLNDYLDIVCPHYPEGEVPLLDAERYVLYMVEREDYESCKPQSYDQMRWECGHPFAPHAPEKFSEKFQRFTPFTLGKEFRQGESYYYISKPLHHHGQECLRLKVDVVAADGSQEPRVAKGGTGGAGVGAGGGVHNPSNRLPADDPVVMLPDVQKSVRTNSAVAATSLSILSLLVPFSLLLLLH
- the efna1a gene encoding ephrin-A1a isoform X1; the encoded protein is MDLVWIVGFVVSVCAWFASAERHSVYWNSTNPKFLWDDYAVEVKLNDYLDIVCPHYPEGEVPLLDAERYVLYMVEREDYESCKPQSYDQMRWECGHPFAPHAPEKFSEKFQRFTPFTLGKEFRQGESYYYISKPLHHHGQECLRLKVDVVAADGSQEPRVAKGGTGGAGVGAGGGVHNPSNRLPAADDPVVMLPDVQKSVRTNSAVAATSLSILSLLVPFSLLLLLH